The DNA window ACGAGCCTTTCCGCGAAGGCACCCGCGACTTGGAGGGGTTTTCCCACGTCATCCTTCTTTATCACTTTCACCTTTCGGAGGGTTTCGACCTCGCTGTGAAGCCCTTCCTGGACGGCACGGCCCGCGGCCTGTTTGCGACAAGGGCACCCCGCAGGCCCAACGCCGTGGGGCTCTCGGTGGTGAGGCTGGTATCCATCGAGGGAGGGACCCTCGTCGTCGAGGGCGTCGATATGCTGGATGGGACACCGCTGCTCGATATCAAGCCCTTCGTCCCGGAGTTCGACGCCCCCC is part of the Thermovirga sp. genome and encodes:
- a CDS encoding SAM-dependent methyltransferase — protein: EPFREGTRDLEGFSHVILLYHFHLSEGFDLAVKPFLDGTARGLFATRAPRRPNAVGLSVVRLVSIEGGTLVVEGVDMLDGTPLLDIKPFVPEFDAPQGEVRTGWLQGKADKAREARADKRFFKG